In one window of Chryseobacterium phocaeense DNA:
- a CDS encoding recombinase translates to MKFFNSSTNFETVLRKYFSFKNETLSLEPFAEFLESIKRANFTDVLIFFRTNPDFADHFKYYIHKIFKGRSFNLSLTEANILSENAFFPELKKRILNKVLPPVENEKTVWYMVDNVCFRPKKDLEYFHNLPENELDEFFHILGISDFIQKEEVKSELIFSMNILSWRVTGMALEVDVVRMAPEYRNFDNPFLALQNELEALAAEFKENPKIRLSSKGSQFKQIKIYVEQCLDFVNIAFKNSSEYGISGKINQSLLKIRQQTQRIYEIVQLLVIDNEEDVVVKSKQLVFNILGYKSHKNNISELINDSTRMISHLITNHTAEAGSHYITSSRKEYLKMLWRASAGGIIIGICSILKILYSGLSTSEFGHAAIYALNYAMCFVVIYLMGYTIATKQPAMTAATMAKVLSDEKNTKKNYIDFAHFVSKLFRSQFIAFVGNVFITFSSALIVIYALDVLLNYNYGTEKAEKLFRDIDMFDSKALLHASIAGVFLFISGIIAGNTGNSSVFYQIPKRIAKNPFLNHFLGEHTAKKFSSYYARNWAGIVSNFWFGVFLGVTGPIGKFLGIDIDIRHITFSTGNFAAALYGRGFNVDYYTFWVSFVTVGLIGFFNFAVSFGLSMLLAFRSRKVNFGEVKEIYREIFRYFMRSPLSFFLPLRSRRLVTESEQV, encoded by the coding sequence ATGAAATTTTTTAATTCCAGCACAAATTTTGAAACCGTTCTTAGAAAATACTTCTCTTTTAAGAATGAAACCCTTTCTCTGGAACCCTTTGCAGAGTTTTTAGAGAGTATAAAAAGGGCCAATTTCACGGATGTTCTCATTTTTTTCAGAACAAACCCGGATTTTGCTGATCATTTTAAATACTATATCCACAAAATTTTTAAGGGAAGATCCTTCAACCTTTCCCTTACCGAAGCCAATATTCTTTCAGAGAACGCCTTCTTTCCGGAGCTGAAAAAGAGGATTCTGAATAAAGTGCTGCCCCCTGTAGAAAATGAAAAAACGGTGTGGTACATGGTGGATAATGTGTGTTTCAGGCCTAAAAAAGACTTGGAATATTTTCATAACCTGCCGGAGAATGAGCTGGATGAATTTTTCCATATTCTGGGAATCTCAGATTTTATCCAGAAAGAGGAAGTAAAAAGCGAACTGATATTCTCAATGAATATTCTTTCCTGGCGCGTTACAGGTATGGCTCTGGAAGTAGATGTGGTAAGGATGGCCCCGGAATACAGAAATTTTGATAACCCTTTTCTGGCACTGCAAAATGAGCTGGAAGCTTTAGCGGCAGAGTTCAAAGAAAATCCAAAAATCCGCTTAAGCTCTAAGGGCAGTCAGTTCAAGCAAATTAAGATTTACGTTGAGCAATGTCTTGATTTTGTGAATATTGCTTTTAAAAACTCATCAGAATATGGTATTTCAGGGAAAATTAACCAGTCGCTTCTGAAAATCCGCCAACAGACGCAAAGAATCTATGAAATTGTACAGTTGCTTGTCATTGACAACGAAGAGGATGTTGTAGTGAAGTCCAAACAGCTGGTATTTAATATTTTAGGCTATAAATCCCATAAAAATAACATCTCGGAGCTCATTAATGACAGTACGAGAATGATTTCCCACCTCATTACCAATCACACCGCAGAAGCAGGAAGTCATTATATTACATCGTCCCGGAAAGAATATCTGAAAATGCTCTGGAGGGCCAGTGCCGGTGGAATTATTATCGGAATCTGCAGTATCCTTAAAATTCTGTATAGCGGACTGTCTACCAGTGAGTTTGGGCATGCGGCCATCTATGCCCTGAATTATGCCATGTGTTTTGTTGTGATTTATTTAATGGGTTATACCATTGCCACAAAACAACCGGCGATGACGGCGGCCACGATGGCGAAGGTGCTTTCCGATGAGAAAAATACCAAAAAAAACTATATTGATTTTGCACATTTTGTTTCAAAGCTTTTCCGGAGCCAATTTATTGCATTTGTAGGAAACGTATTTATTACTTTTTCCTCCGCTTTAATTGTTATTTATGCCCTGGATGTTCTTTTAAATTATAATTACGGAACTGAAAAAGCAGAAAAACTTTTTCGTGATATTGATATGTTTGATTCCAAAGCACTGCTCCATGCCAGTATTGCGGGTGTTTTCCTTTTTATTTCGGGAATTATCGCTGGAAATACAGGGAACAGTTCTGTGTTTTATCAGATTCCGAAAAGGATTGCAAAGAACCCGTTCCTTAACCATTTTTTAGGAGAACATACCGCAAAAAAATTCTCCTCTTATTATGCGAGAAACTGGGCAGGAATTGTTTCCAATTTCTGGTTTGGAGTATTTTTAGGCGTAACAGGTCCTATCGGGAAGTTTTTAGGCATCGACATCGATATCCGCCACATTACATTCTCTACGGGAAATTTTGCCGCAGCTTTATATGGCAGAGGCTTTAATGTAGATTACTACACGTTCTGGGTTTCATTTGTCACTGTAGGATTAATCGGGTTTTTCAATTTTGCTGTAAGCTTCGGGCTTTCAATGCTACTGGCGTTCCGTTCCAGGAAAGTAAACTTCGGTGAAGTAAAAGAAATCTACAGGGAAATTTTCCGGTATTTTATGAGAAGTCCGTTAAGCTTTTTCCTCCCACTTCGGTCCCGCAGGTTGGTGACGGAATCTGAACAGGTGTAA
- the mtgA gene encoding monofunctional biosynthetic peptidoglycan transglycosylase, which translates to MWKKVKQAIFIILVLNVVFIIWGRFFNPPVTITQIGGLFEYGKLHRDYISYDDMGNNVKKAVIASEDQKFFNHNGFDYTAIEKAMKNNEKGKKIRGGSTISQQTAKNVFLWQGRSWFRKGLEAVYTFIIEKVWTKDIILERYLNSIEMGQGVFGVEAAAQYYFGKSSKDLSASDAAWIAAVLPNPKKYDPKNPSSYLKKKHNWIMRQMRNVSLK; encoded by the coding sequence ATGTGGAAAAAAGTTAAACAGGCTATCTTCATTATTCTTGTTCTGAATGTAGTCTTCATTATCTGGGGCCGTTTTTTTAATCCGCCTGTTACCATTACGCAGATCGGCGGCCTTTTCGAGTATGGGAAACTGCACCGGGATTATATTTCCTATGATGATATGGGAAATAATGTAAAGAAGGCGGTTATCGCTTCTGAAGATCAGAAATTTTTTAACCACAACGGTTTTGATTACACCGCTATTGAAAAAGCGATGAAAAATAATGAGAAAGGGAAGAAAATCCGTGGCGGAAGTACCATTTCCCAGCAGACCGCCAAGAATGTATTCCTCTGGCAGGGAAGAAGCTGGTTCCGGAAAGGACTTGAAGCCGTCTATACTTTTATTATTGAAAAGGTATGGACCAAGGATATTATTTTGGAAAGATACCTGAACTCTATTGAGATGGGACAGGGGGTATTTGGAGTAGAAGCCGCGGCCCAGTATTATTTTGGAAAATCTTCCAAAGATCTGAGTGCTTCAGATGCAGCCTGGATCGCTGCCGTACTGCCTAATCCGAAGAAATATGATCCTAAAAATCCATCTTCTTATTTAAAAAAGAAGCATAATTGGATCATGAGACAGATGAGGAATGTGAGTTTGAAATAG
- a CDS encoding ABC transporter substrate-binding protein: MKQRILLLFTVIALISCKREQKISSSDWTQISNRTQFKEHDGLLELKSGNFTYNFKQNQTPFKKIILLNASMAGYIAELGAENLIIGVSSPEYIYSEKIQKLLKEGKIQNVGSEQKYDVEKIISMKPDAIFTNYIASFDNAYQLLKNNGIQVVFLDEYMEQLPLEKTAYIKLFGEFLGKEKEADARYKEIEKNYNDLKQLASTAKEKPVVLVNEMYGDVWYLPGGKTSVANFISDANASYIMKENKEEKSLTMSFEEVYAKSGGVQYWVNAGNHTSRKEMLGVNPFYGKLEVFNKGKIYTIAGKAKQSANDFFESGVVRADLVLKDYIKIFHPGLLPEYQLTYMKELQ, translated from the coding sequence ATGAAACAGAGAATTTTACTTTTATTTACGGTTATAGCGCTAATCTCCTGTAAAAGAGAACAAAAAATTTCGTCCTCAGACTGGACCCAAATCTCAAATCGGACCCAATTCAAGGAGCATGACGGTCTTTTGGAACTGAAATCGGGGAATTTCACGTACAATTTTAAGCAAAATCAGACGCCTTTTAAGAAAATTATTCTGCTCAATGCCAGCATGGCGGGGTATATTGCTGAGTTGGGTGCTGAAAATCTCATCATCGGGGTTTCCAGTCCGGAGTATATTTATTCGGAAAAAATTCAGAAGCTTTTGAAAGAAGGAAAGATTCAGAATGTGGGAAGTGAGCAGAAATATGATGTGGAAAAAATCATTTCCATGAAACCGGATGCTATTTTTACCAATTATATCGCAAGTTTTGATAATGCCTACCAGCTGCTGAAAAACAATGGAATCCAGGTGGTTTTTCTGGATGAGTATATGGAACAGCTTCCGCTTGAGAAAACGGCCTATATCAAGCTTTTCGGAGAATTTCTCGGGAAAGAGAAAGAAGCTGATGCACGATATAAGGAAATTGAAAAAAATTATAATGACCTGAAGCAGCTTGCCTCAACGGCCAAAGAAAAGCCTGTTGTATTAGTCAATGAAATGTATGGAGATGTATGGTATCTGCCCGGTGGAAAAACATCCGTAGCCAATTTTATTTCGGATGCCAACGCTTCTTACATCATGAAAGAAAATAAAGAAGAAAAATCCCTCACCATGAGTTTTGAAGAAGTGTATGCCAAATCCGGAGGCGTACAGTATTGGGTAAATGCAGGAAATCATACCTCCAGAAAAGAAATGCTGGGCGTTAATCCGTTCTACGGAAAGCTGGAGGTATTCAATAAAGGAAAAATTTATACTATCGCAGGTAAAGCAAAGCAGAGTGCCAATGATTTCTTTGAGAGTGGTGTGGTACGCGCTGACCTTGTCCTGAAAGATTATATTAAGATATTCCATCCCGGGCTTCTTCCGGAATATCAGCTGACCTATATGAAAGAGCTTCAATAA
- a CDS encoding AAA domain-containing protein, giving the protein MHKARTENLKSQAIYIDSKDKTDEIESYSFEGNKCVVVYKSSGKAYTYPQHRIKMVRSAIQSEKAGNIFSYIKAIAASVGLKTEEGNNILANSYGSIRFIPETSILYNFLNGKEPSKHSHTSPIEIFPFGFNLSQKTGVDNAFSNPLSAIEGPPGTGKTQTILNIIANAVMNNQSVAVVSSNNSATKNVFEKLESNGVSFIAALLGSSQNKKEFIDAQTEIPDLSDFRLEEEHEQSLIESLPLLFAELAEKLELKNKLALLKLEIDKIKTEHRHFTDDVALATEIRFKKNVSSDQLLSLWVTLEEYEKTGKRFYWWHKLIFPFLYGVRDKIFYTLSYEEMIRIVQSKYYEVKILELTLRKQELKNTLQHFCFHDKMKEYTEGSMQLFKNKLYQKYKGQERSEYTEWDLRFKSEEFIKDYPVIMSTTYSLRRSLDENVVYDYVIVDESSQVDLATGVLALSCAKQAVIVGDLKQLPNVVDSATAEKTDQIFKNYDIPEAYRYSNHSLLSSVTEVFPNVPKTLLKEHYRCHPKIIDFCNLKFYNDQLIILSEGHTEREPLLVYKTTEGNHARQRENQRQIDVIIHEIIPQQKLEGVNLGIVTPYRNQTLALQRTFQGTDIKADTVDKFQGRENDVIILSTVDNEISEFTDNPNRLNVAISRAKDQLILLVNGNESDNDTNISDLIRYIDYNNFKVIHSEVHSIFDYLYKGYEEKRRALLSDQKKKSVFDSENLMYRLIKEILSLDQFSKYGVILHHPLRNLLLDFSRLNPEEEKYARHHATHLDFLIYNKLGKNPVLAIEVDGYEYHKTESKQAGRDRMKNEILEKYNIQLVRFSTTGSGEKEKLISNLNEITKNNS; this is encoded by the coding sequence ATGCACAAAGCAAGAACAGAAAATCTTAAATCACAAGCTATTTATATTGATAGTAAAGACAAAACTGATGAGATAGAATCTTATTCTTTTGAGGGGAATAAGTGTGTCGTGGTATATAAAAGTAGTGGGAAAGCCTATACTTATCCTCAACATAGAATTAAAATGGTGAGATCTGCTATTCAGAGTGAGAAAGCAGGAAATATTTTTTCTTACATAAAGGCAATTGCAGCAAGCGTTGGCTTGAAGACTGAGGAAGGCAATAATATTCTTGCCAATAGCTATGGGAGTATCCGTTTTATTCCTGAGACTTCTATTTTATACAATTTCCTTAATGGAAAAGAACCCAGTAAACATTCCCACACCTCTCCTATTGAAATCTTTCCTTTTGGTTTTAATCTAAGCCAGAAAACAGGAGTTGACAATGCATTTTCAAATCCGCTAAGTGCTATAGAAGGTCCTCCGGGAACAGGAAAGACCCAGACTATTCTTAATATTATTGCCAATGCAGTAATGAATAATCAAAGTGTGGCTGTTGTTTCAAGCAATAATTCAGCGACAAAAAATGTTTTTGAAAAGCTGGAAAGCAACGGGGTTTCTTTTATAGCGGCATTGTTGGGAAGCAGCCAGAATAAAAAAGAATTTATCGATGCTCAGACTGAAATCCCGGATTTATCAGATTTTAGATTAGAAGAAGAACACGAACAATCTCTTATTGAATCTCTTCCCCTTCTTTTTGCGGAACTTGCTGAAAAGTTAGAATTAAAAAATAAATTGGCTTTGCTTAAACTGGAAATAGATAAGATCAAAACAGAGCATCGGCATTTCACTGATGATGTCGCTTTAGCCACCGAAATCCGTTTTAAAAAGAATGTTAGTTCAGATCAGCTGCTTTCTTTATGGGTTACGTTGGAAGAATATGAGAAAACCGGTAAGAGATTTTACTGGTGGCACAAACTGATATTTCCTTTTTTGTATGGGGTGAGAGATAAGATTTTTTATACCTTATCGTATGAAGAAATGATCAGAATTGTTCAATCAAAATACTATGAGGTAAAAATTTTAGAGCTTACTCTCAGAAAGCAAGAGTTGAAAAATACCTTACAGCATTTTTGCTTCCATGATAAAATGAAAGAATATACAGAAGGATCGATGCAGTTGTTTAAAAACAAACTCTACCAAAAATATAAAGGACAAGAACGTTCAGAATATACCGAATGGGATCTCCGTTTTAAATCAGAAGAATTTATTAAAGATTATCCTGTCATTATGAGTACAACCTACTCATTAAGGAGAAGTCTTGATGAAAATGTAGTCTACGATTATGTAATTGTTGACGAATCTTCACAGGTGGATCTTGCAACAGGTGTACTCGCATTATCCTGCGCAAAACAGGCGGTCATTGTGGGAGATTTAAAACAGCTTCCCAATGTAGTGGATTCTGCCACAGCAGAAAAGACAGATCAGATCTTTAAGAACTATGATATTCCGGAAGCTTATCGCTATTCTAATCATAGCCTGCTTTCGTCTGTCACAGAAGTATTTCCGAATGTGCCTAAAACACTCTTAAAAGAACATTATCGCTGTCATCCTAAAATCATTGATTTTTGTAACCTTAAGTTTTATAATGATCAGTTGATTATTCTTTCGGAAGGACATACGGAAAGAGAACCTTTATTAGTCTATAAAACAACTGAAGGCAACCATGCAAGACAAAGAGAGAATCAGCGGCAGATTGATGTGATTATTCATGAAATCATTCCACAGCAAAAGCTAGAGGGTGTGAATCTGGGAATTGTAACGCCATACCGTAATCAGACCTTAGCACTGCAAAGAACATTTCAGGGAACAGATATCAAAGCCGATACGGTAGATAAATTTCAGGGAAGAGAAAATGATGTAATCATTCTCTCTACGGTAGATAATGAAATCTCTGAATTCACAGACAATCCGAACCGACTGAATGTAGCCATTTCTAGAGCCAAAGACCAGCTTATTCTATTGGTAAACGGAAATGAAAGTGATAATGACACGAACATCTCAGATCTGATCCGTTATATAGATTACAATAATTTCAAGGTCATACACAGTGAAGTCCATTCTATTTTCGATTACCTGTACAAAGGATATGAAGAAAAAAGAAGAGCGCTTTTATCGGATCAAAAAAAGAAATCTGTTTTCGACAGCGAGAATCTAATGTATAGACTTATCAAAGAAATACTTTCTCTAGATCAATTTTCTAAGTATGGCGTTATTCTACATCATCCATTAAGAAATTTACTATTAGATTTTTCCAGATTAAATCCTGAAGAAGAAAAATATGCTAGACATCATGCCACACATCTTGATTTTCTGATCTATAATAAGCTGGGGAAAAATCCTGTATTGGCTATTGAAGTTGATGGTTATGAGTATCATAAAACGGAAAGCAAGCAAGCCGGAAGAGATCGTATGAAGAATGAGATTTTAGAAAAATATAATATTCAATTGGTACGGTTTTCCACTACAGGAAGTGGTGAAAAAGAGAAATTGATTAGCAACCTGAATGAAATAACAAAGAATAATTCTTGA
- a CDS encoding DUF4236 domain-containing protein, translating into MAWSYRKRIKIIPGVHLNFSKRGISTSIGVKGMSINLSSSGTRLNTNFSGFSNSYRLSGSSSPTTPSQSYPEPQSFYTELSDNIFSADVHQITSQNMAGIKESILTAQQQKVELKTDLTKIKKALTFTKIKKVASYIFIYGLVNKNIVQQINEDINAQKKALQETKIVIDNSAVNIDIQFDDPSKRKYEQLQHSFKNLTTAHKIWDITGAHFQDRVAARSSASTLVNRKDARIGFKSLPIITSNYEAIYFQNVNGADLYFYPTFILMYKSDHNFAIIGFDELNVTFSSVNFTETSCVPRDSKVIRKTWAKVNKNGTPDKRFKSNYQIPVVQYARLRFSSSNGVNEEYQISNFEFAQEFANSFQEYKSLCKELA; encoded by the coding sequence ATGGCTTGGTCATACAGAAAAAGAATCAAAATAATTCCTGGTGTACATTTGAATTTCAGCAAAAGAGGAATTTCAACGAGTATTGGGGTTAAAGGTATGAGTATAAATTTGAGCTCATCAGGCACGAGACTTAATACCAATTTTTCAGGTTTTTCAAATTCATATAGGCTTTCGGGTTCTTCATCACCAACTACTCCCTCGCAATCTTATCCTGAACCACAATCTTTTTACACTGAGTTGTCAGATAACATTTTTAGTGCGGATGTTCATCAGATCACATCTCAAAATATGGCAGGTATCAAAGAATCTATCTTAACAGCTCAACAACAAAAAGTGGAATTGAAGACGGATCTGACGAAAATAAAAAAAGCGTTAACCTTTACCAAGATCAAGAAAGTTGCAAGTTATATCTTTATATATGGGTTGGTAAACAAAAATATTGTGCAACAGATAAATGAGGATATTAATGCACAAAAAAAAGCTCTACAAGAAACCAAGATTGTAATTGATAACTCAGCTGTTAATATCGACATACAGTTCGATGATCCCTCTAAGAGAAAGTATGAACAGTTACAACATTCTTTTAAAAATCTAACCACAGCACATAAAATATGGGATATTACGGGAGCGCATTTTCAGGATCGTGTAGCTGCCCGGTCTAGCGCAAGCACGTTGGTCAACAGAAAAGATGCAAGAATTGGTTTTAAATCCCTTCCCATCATCACATCAAACTATGAAGCCATATATTTTCAAAATGTAAACGGAGCGGATTTATATTTTTATCCAACATTTATACTGATGTATAAAAGTGATCACAACTTTGCAATTATTGGATTTGATGAACTTAATGTTACATTTTCTTCTGTAAATTTTACCGAAACCAGCTGTGTTCCTCGTGATTCAAAAGTTATTAGAAAAACATGGGCGAAAGTCAATAAAAACGGAACTCCTGACAAAAGATTCAAGAGCAATTATCAGATACCTGTCGTTCAATATGCAAGGCTAAGGTTTTCTTCCAGCAATGGTGTTAATGAGGAATATCAAATAAGTAATTTTGAATTCGCCCAAGAATTTGCAAATTCATTTCAAGAGTACAAAAGTTTGTGCAAGGAATTAGCTTAA
- a CDS encoding SDR family NAD(P)-dependent oxidoreductase: protein MKKEEQFQQTLLRKTVVITGSSSGVGRAAAEAFALEGCNIVIVARGQKGIDEVVELCKGLGVEVLGISADTSVAADIERVAEETLSRFGRIDIWVNNAGVMASGKFEEIPMEIHEQVIKTNLFGYMHGAYNAIKIFKKQNEGILINNVSIGGYMPAPYSSVYSATKYGIKGMMDGLQGEISNYRNIHICNLYPQLQKSTGNLHSAKYSGFKMGIPPIASDPRDTAAKMVELAREPRKDLFPDFRSYAITSIYRLFPKLVINTASAGVRLMMKIKNGPEVAGNILEPSQDPLKIYGTPPLNTSKNIKVAVVIGILTGFAVMGLKKGLVNKSN from the coding sequence ATGAAAAAAGAAGAACAATTTCAACAGACTCTATTACGAAAAACAGTCGTAATAACGGGCTCTAGCAGTGGAGTAGGAAGAGCTGCTGCGGAGGCTTTTGCTTTGGAAGGATGCAATATAGTTATCGTAGCAAGAGGACAGAAAGGTATAGATGAGGTGGTTGAGCTATGCAAAGGACTGGGGGTAGAGGTGTTGGGGATTTCTGCCGATACATCAGTTGCTGCAGATATAGAACGGGTAGCGGAAGAGACACTGTCAAGATTTGGCAGAATTGATATCTGGGTAAATAACGCAGGGGTAATGGCGAGTGGAAAATTTGAAGAGATTCCAATGGAGATTCACGAACAGGTTATTAAAACCAATCTGTTTGGATATATGCACGGCGCTTACAATGCCATTAAAATTTTCAAAAAACAGAATGAAGGGATATTGATAAATAATGTTTCTATAGGGGGCTATATGCCGGCACCTTACAGTTCTGTGTATTCAGCTACTAAGTACGGGATCAAAGGGATGATGGATGGTCTTCAGGGGGAGATTTCAAACTACCGAAATATTCATATCTGTAATTTGTACCCTCAGCTTCAAAAATCTACCGGAAATCTTCATTCTGCAAAATATTCGGGGTTTAAAATGGGTATACCTCCCATTGCTTCAGATCCACGGGATACCGCTGCAAAAATGGTTGAATTAGCCAGGGAACCGAGAAAAGATCTATTTCCTGATTTCAGATCTTATGCAATTACATCGATTTATAGGCTTTTTCCCAAATTAGTAATCAATACAGCATCAGCTGGTGTACGTTTAATGATGAAAATTAAAAACGGTCCTGAAGTAGCGGGGAATATACTTGAGCCTTCTCAAGACCCACTCAAAATATATGGTACCCCTCCATTAAATACTTCTAAAAATATTAAAGTAGCTGTAGTAATTGGAATTTTGACCGGTTTTGCAGTAATGGGATTAAAAAAAGGTCTCGTAAATAAGAGCAATTAA
- a CDS encoding PA2169 family four-helix-bundle protein, with amino-acid sequence MENTKTIAALTELLHITNDRIKGFESVEGKVWESYSDLKGEYDKMISQSKIMKNEIINLITERGGNPDEEASSFAGNLHRTWIDIKNSIPKSNNDKETLENVVFGEKHAIEAYDNALKSGDLCNESSKIIAEQLRQLRISYHQFNNIEYYKSKED; translated from the coding sequence ATGGAAAATACTAAAACAATTGCAGCACTCACTGAACTGCTGCATATAACCAATGACAGAATTAAAGGTTTTGAAAGTGTGGAAGGAAAAGTTTGGGAAAGCTATTCTGATCTGAAAGGGGAATATGATAAAATGATCTCTCAGTCTAAGATAATGAAAAATGAAATCATCAACCTCATTACTGAACGAGGTGGAAATCCTGATGAAGAAGCCTCATCATTTGCCGGCAATCTACACCGGACATGGATTGACATTAAGAATTCTATTCCGAAAAGTAATAATGATAAAGAAACCCTGGAAAATGTAGTTTTCGGTGAAAAACATGCCATTGAAGCATATGATAATGCTTTGAAAAGCGGTGACCTTTGTAATGAAAGCTCTAAGATAATTGCCGAACAGCTGAGGCAGCTGCGAATCTCTTACCATCAATTCAATAATATCGAATATTATAAAAGCAAAGAGGACTAA
- a CDS encoding lytic polysaccharide monooxygenase, with translation MIKNKLLFLFMTIGILIISTSNILAHGYVMSPASRNYQGSLDKGILGYSAAYAKYGTVINEPQSLEYLKGFPLAGPADGKIASANGILGDTVLDLQTSERWKKTNISTGINSFTWKYTAYHATAKWHYYITKQGWNPNQPLKRADLELIGTINGNGLPPTDNTPHQITVPQNRQGYHIILAVWDIEDTVNAFYNVIDVNVGSSVNPSAPATPTGLSAHNITSTTAQITWTAQPDAASYIVFRNNQQVQEVNGASFQDQSLTPNTAYSYKVQAKSASGLTSAQSTALNIQTSPANTVEKPTAPTNLHSMGVTTHSVSLMWAPSTHSQGIQRYEIFRQGVKVAQTTTTQHNVTGLSADTQYKFTVKAVSQNNISSDASNELTVKTNQNTGTGQIYCGSEVYNAANAYPTANTRVFYQCKIWKNKWYANPNELPGTNLVWEEVSVCTEGPDCQNNQPVTYCGAQEYNPAKAYTIANTKVFYACKIWENQWYANPGEMPGQNMVWKLVSNCNEGINCVGAKSAAQDKLSILVSDNILNLEPVSSYEKIKEVKIFDTRGTLILSFSKPAKNSMSISSLPSGIYFTGIVYSDGTYITKTFKK, from the coding sequence AAAGTATGGCACGGTTATCAATGAGCCGCAATCCCTTGAATACCTGAAAGGTTTTCCGCTAGCAGGCCCGGCTGACGGAAAAATAGCATCAGCAAACGGTATTCTGGGAGATACCGTATTAGACTTGCAGACTTCTGAACGTTGGAAAAAAACCAACATCTCAACTGGGATAAATTCATTTACCTGGAAATATACGGCCTATCACGCTACAGCAAAATGGCATTATTATATAACCAAGCAGGGATGGAATCCCAACCAGCCGCTTAAACGGGCTGATCTTGAGCTTATCGGGACCATTAATGGCAACGGTTTACCTCCTACGGATAATACACCACATCAAATCACAGTTCCCCAAAACCGCCAGGGATATCATATTATTTTAGCCGTTTGGGATATTGAAGACACAGTGAACGCTTTCTATAACGTTATTGATGTAAATGTAGGTTCGTCAGTAAACCCTTCAGCCCCGGCTACTCCTACGGGTTTATCTGCCCATAATATTACAAGTACTACTGCACAAATTACGTGGACGGCTCAACCGGATGCAGCATCCTATATTGTTTTCAGAAATAATCAGCAGGTTCAGGAAGTGAACGGGGCGTCTTTCCAGGATCAGAGCCTTACTCCCAATACTGCATATTCTTATAAAGTACAGGCAAAATCAGCCTCTGGGCTTACTTCTGCACAAAGTACGGCATTAAACATACAGACATCTCCGGCCAACACTGTAGAAAAGCCAACTGCTCCAACCAATCTTCACTCTATGGGAGTTACTACCCATTCAGTTTCATTAATGTGGGCACCTTCCACCCATTCGCAGGGCATCCAGCGTTATGAGATCTTCCGGCAGGGCGTAAAAGTAGCGCAAACCACGACGACGCAGCATAATGTGACGGGATTGTCTGCCGACACCCAGTATAAGTTCACTGTGAAAGCAGTTTCCCAGAACAATATAAGTTCTGATGCGAGTAATGAACTTACTGTAAAAACCAATCAAAATACAGGAACAGGGCAGATATATTGCGGTTCTGAGGTTTATAATGCCGCCAATGCTTATCCTACAGCCAATACCAGGGTTTTTTATCAGTGCAAAATCTGGAAAAATAAATGGTATGCGAATCCCAATGAACTTCCGGGGACTAATCTCGTTTGGGAAGAAGTCAGCGTGTGTACTGAAGGTCCCGACTGCCAGAACAATCAGCCGGTAACCTACTGTGGAGCCCAGGAATACAACCCTGCCAAAGCGTATACGATTGCCAATACCAAGGTTTTCTATGCATGCAAAATATGGGAGAATCAATGGTATGCGAATCCGGGAGAGATGCCTGGACAAAATATGGTATGGAAACTTGTAAGCAACTGTAATGAGGGAATAAACTGTGTGGGTGCAAAATCTGCTGCTCAGGATAAATTATCAATCCTTGTATCAGACAATATATTAAATCTGGAACCTGTAAGCTCTTATGAAAAAATTAAGGAAGTTAAAATTTTCGATACCCGCGGGACATTGATTTTATCTTTTTCAAAGCCGGCAAAAAACAGCATGTCCATCAGCAGTCTTCCATCCGGAATATATTTTACCGGAATCGTTTACTCAGATGGAACTTATATTACGAAAACATTCAAAAAATAA